One window of the Babesia microti strain RI chromosome IV, complete genome genome contains the following:
- a CDS encoding RNA-binding protein Musashi (overlaps_old_locusTagID:BBM_III05120), which translates to MTDCVVMVEANSGRSRGFGFVTFVSHDALEAVLASKQIVDGKEVDCKKACPREVMNSNNGALPKAAQVGVFRTDKIFVGGLPDLTNEEFREYFEKFGTVLEATLMVDKNTNKPRGFGFITFESPSVVNEVIRRYNEHTLKGKWVEVKKATPRESFTKNSGKNMPSPVHANAINTPPYESYPPPYPERYCPDKLSGPPHHHPVSVPNAPAMGYANDRSAYADRPPSYASNDKPMYGTGADMPWANDRSAYADRSPNQYPMAAGRPPGYGFPPCVNYTYPSYGDKPVTSSAPNYNYSPEQNRHSHNPYDRPEDKPPTATTDPYGMAQYSSATVAYSSGDRGYNPMAKYPPDPRHGAPVSSYVPARNRPNLVARQEPY; encoded by the exons ATGACCGACTGTGTGGTAATGGTGGAAGCCAATAGTGGAAGGTCTAGAGGGTTTGGTTTTGTAACTTTTGTCTCACACGATGCATTAGAGGCCGTATTAGCTTCTAAACAGATCGTTGATGGGAAAGAG gtTGACTGTAAGAAGGCCTGCCCTAGAGAGGTAATGAATTCCAATAACGGTGCGCTGCCCAAAGCAGCACAGGTTGGTGTTTTTAGGACCGATAAAATCTTCGTAGGCGGTTTGCCAGATCTCACTAATG AAGAATTTCgtgaatattttgaaaagttTGGAACTGTGTTAGAGGCTACTTTGATGGTTGACAAGAATACTAACAAACCACGCGGTTTTGGATTTATCACTTTTGAGTCACCTAGTGTCGTAAATGAGGTAATCAGGCGCTACAACGAACACACTCTAAAGGGCAAATGGGTGGAAGTTAAAAAGGCTACGCCCAGGGAAAGTTTTACAAAGAATTCTGGTAAAAATATGCCATCTCCAGTACACGCAAATGCGATTAACACTCCACCGTACGAATCATATCCACCGCCCTACCCCGAAAGATATTGCCCAGATAAGCTATCGGGACCGCCGCATCATCACCCAGTCAGTGTACCTAATGCCCCTGCCATGGGATATGCCAACGACAGATCCGCCTATGCAGATAGGCCGCCAAGCTATGCCAGCAATGACAAACCTATGTATGGAACTGGGGCTGATATGCCCTGGGCAAATGATCGATCGGCCTATGCAGATAGATCACCGAATCAATATCCAATGGCAGCAGGGAGGCCTCCAGGCTATGGATTTCCCCCTTGTGTAAACTACACCTACCCATCTTATGGAGACAAACCGGTGACCTCTTCTGCACCAAACTACAATTACTCTCCTGAACAGAATCGCCATTCGCATAATCCATACGATCGTCCTGAAGATAAACCGCCTACAGCTACTACAGATCCGTATGGAATGGCCCAGTATTCAAGTGCAACTGTCGCCTACAGTTCTGGCGACAGGGGTTATAACCCCATGGCCAAGTACCCCCCCGACCCAAGGCATGGCGCCCCCGTGTCTTCGTACGTCCCCGCCAGAAACAGACCCAATTTGGTTGCAAGACAAGAGCCCTATTGA
- a CDS encoding hypothetical protein (overlaps_old_locusTagID:BBM_III05125), with translation MSGGSLSSISSSPSHSDISLDEEEVDSAALIVNNDYNTLVVENNLYLSRLIIHSGTCPQLDDICRIFGSAIGKSRSNYYGLLEIACKGIDKISPTSNAAVGVLLKGICQHNPNSHRLETILSIRLIVKALKLLLLSPQLLEPEITTIRGGVNWLIWSTQHPQSEVKCQSIMALHDFIETCKEKSIFAELIQNIFSSGLIKRVYPVKEVVNCSQLSVWKHLCNIRAIPGWIYPLIDEADVSVRSAIFKLLSLVMGFLNDNDRRIAIDAAIDCFHEDPGSSHINEILSTSTLGDGIIKRMIKGKSGSIDNSRFYQQNNAIIKLLDTADISTRSRQLLSELLRDSITGVGDYLLYKHYLTDPSNQSSCVIVNTSEIHHIPLYSHSKDILNLQDYIQLLNTAYPQRLEATKISDVSHLNYFHRAGVEFGYSANQSMDAKILTRYNTLLDLEEILDPSFITDTNFVDDKLATDDKQCHLLKIELRGAKAEQQKIMIGKCEIMALPGDIEAAKRMNCYYKYVISNKTAPREYVLSTNHHYPAWQLIEFNQLLGFEALVTATIDSMSNLSRQIILLVKYPSIHRTNQNNSHEKSQRLIDKFIPSSVDQSKITCKIKLGYPVPTATPIPVTLSLRYIAGGKSTKGPSRRIWIHPKVSA, from the exons ATGAGCGGGGGGTCCTTGTCCTCCATCTCTTCGTCTCCTTCACACAGTGACATATCCCTTGACGAAGAAGAGGTCGATTCTGCGGCTTTAATCGTCAACAATGATTATAATACACTTGTTGTGGAAAACAATCTGTATCTGAGTAGGTTGATTATACATAGCGGCACTTGTCCTCAGTTAGACGACATTTGCAG AATATTTGGCAGTGCAATAGGGAAATCGCGGTCTAACTACTACGGATTATTGGAAATTGCCTGCAAAGGCATTGACAAAATATCTCCAACAAGCAATGCAGCCGTTGGTGTTCTGCTAAAGGGCATTTGTCAACACAATCCCAATTCTCATCGATTAGAAACCATATTATCAATTCGTCTAATAGTTAAGGCACTAAAATTGCTACTTCTTTCTCCCCAGTTATTGGAGCCTGAGATTACCACGATAAGGGGTGGAGTTAATTGGCTTATTTGGTCCACTCAGCACCCACAGAGTGAAGTAAAATGCCAATCAATAATGGCTTTGCATGATTTTATAGAAACATGTAAAGAGAAATCCATCTTTGCTGAAttaatacaaaatatattttcatctgGGTTGATTAAGAGGGTATATCCCGTGAAGGAGGTTGTAAATTGTTCACAGTTGAGCGTTTGGAAACATTTGTGCAATATTCGTGCCATTCCCGGCTGGATTTACCCTTTGATCGATGAGGCAGATGTTAGTGTTCGAAGTgctatatttaaattgctGTCACTTGTAATGGGGTTTTTGAATGATAATGACCGTAGAATTGCTATAGATGCTGCGATTGATTGCTTTCACGAAGATCCTGGATCTTCGCATATTAACGAAATACTTTCTACCAGTACACTGGGCGATGGCATCATTAAGAGGATGATTAAGGGTAAAAGCGGAAGCATTGATAATTCACGCTTCTACCAGCAAAACAATGCAATAATCAAGTTGTTAGATACTGCTGATATCAGCACAAGATCCAGGCAGCTGTTATCTGAACTGCTCAGAGATTCCATAACCGGAGTTGGTGACTACCTACTGTACAAACACTATTTAACCGATCCATCTAATCAGAGTAGCTGTGTAATTGTAAACACCAGTGAGATTCATCACATACCCCTTTACTCACACTCAAAAGATATTCTCAATTTGCAAGATTACATTCAACTGCTAAACACTGCCTACCCACAAAGATTAGAGGCTACAAAGATTAGTGATGTTTCACATTTGAACTACTTTCACCGCGCTGGAGTAGAATTTGGATATAGTGCAAATCAATCAATGGACGCCAAAATACTCACTAGGTACAATACTTTATTGGATTTGGAAGAGATACTCGATCCTTCATTTATAACCGACACCAACTTTGTCGATGATAAATTGGCAACCGATGATAAGCAGTGCcatttgttaaaaattgaGCTTAGAGGCGCAAAGGCCGAACAACAGAAAATCATGATTGGCAAATGTGAAATTATGGCTTTGCCAGGCGACATAGAAGCAGCAAAGCGCATGAATTGTTATTACAAGTATGTGATAAGTAATAAGACTGCACCAAGAGAATACGTTCTTAGTACCAATCATCATTATCCTGCTTGGCAACTGATTGAATTTAACCAGTTGTTAGGTTTCGAGGCTCTGGTAACTGCAACTATTGATtcaatgtcaaatttgtcaaGGCAAATAATATTGCTGGTAAAGTACCCGTCAATACATCGCAcaaatcaaaataattcacATGAAAAATCGCAAAGATTGATTGACAAATTCATACCATCTTCCGTGGATCAATCAAAAATCACTTGTAAAATCAAGTTAGGCTATCCTGTTCCCACTGCCACACCAATTCCAG TAACATTATCATTAAGATATATAGCTGGTGGCAAATCGACTAAGGGCCCGAGTAGAAGGATATGGATTCACCCAAAGGTGTCTGCATGA
- a CDS encoding hypothetical protein (overlaps_old_locusTagID:BBM_III05130): MAYFGTEIASVRGVGTALNVIFRCRSVRSIQRKRCHLLKPDVRSFSGSNSANFDGEIETPVVARQPFPKCQNGMDVTKVLNGPKNFNRNREFIYLRQYLEEPQATKLTRFIMANKSILVSISIVITVLGLATYVGLMGTTWEYEVQKQIALKLLQEGGLDDRK, from the coding sequence ATGGCGTATTTTGGGACAGAAATTGCAAGCGTCAGAGGCGTAGGGACGGCCTTAAACGTGATATTTCGATGCAGATCAGTAAGAAGTATCCAGCGCAAGAGATGCCACCTTTTAAAGCCTGATGTGAGATCTTTCAGTGGCTCAAATagtgcaaattttgatggAGAGATAGAAACGCCAGTGGTCGCTAGACAGCCATTCCCAAAATGTCAAAATGGCATGGATGTAACTAAGGTGTTGAATGGAcctaaaaattttaatcgCAACAGAGAATTCATCTACCTACGCCAATATCTAGAAGAACCACAGGCTACTAAATTAACTCGTTTTATCATGGCAAATAAGTCTATTCTAGTGTCAATTTCCATAGTAATTACCGTCCTTGGCCTGGCTACATATGTAGGCCTTATGGGCACAACTTGGGAGTACGAAGTGCAGAAACAAATAGCCCTAAAGTTGCTCCAGGAGGGAGGATTGGACGATCGAAAATAA
- a CDS encoding conserved Plasmodium protein, unknown function (overlaps_old_locusTagID:BBM_III05135), translating into MDYNAWGNCQLTREQTLGLYATTTVALWVTGKPRSLFLLVNFLFSLAYLFIYLIKFLTYPSSTIFHQLYLEGIHCRHYSSKLDVELSQLKSIITLLPKFLTKNNNRELLNKRKDLITLITDIYNIYSSLYLYTNHGQKSLTRDQTKLYTLLKLTLKGLGNIPCIIKGRGNIRTKVAHIDIYEDINSYTNIQVNNLCKLFKCEEVPYLEPSKNSLLATSGDIKLNFLSMFYYENEAFTKFVTATYKDGYLIFDLDASECDNTDSLKGHIEWVTTVSTIAQEVLAAYFEFSSLTPMHIIMGLVTGQFDMLLGSNKLLKYEAIMRLKCKIERIVTEDSEIDSLFFPSAALIEKINAKSKPIILDGEQPKFFRSVPKFNLPSDRRWLNIISLMFGSDIYAKMYVGSYYKSENIMLLFCPNAVYHENLVLYFETNRFYYKCGYSVWAYNYAGVGESVGITTLKQAKKDACNIVKYIISGLDDGHLYMSGRSIGGSACAVAAATIRDSKIKLAILDRTLGDIQGLAREMYGKWIDVGIAIYPVQGPCPIQCYISVDKMDKLLEFDPHDEIIMLPFSLASNVAEVLVQAFDVYKGKRITELWEPNTRYSNMIAASYSRLLKEMPKEVEFISHGLNACGCSFFDIYTTYYHTPMLYRSALEAFVSIGAIWGSVNPISTGYKFNFDKYRYFQTQLIEYLKEMTTSVGCGDMLPVDRQLVVDMMIFVGTLIKKPQFYIADETIFLDIKSVEPIEREEPMGDSFLFTDSDIAYFTPGFGKPDVWAGRQNKFVEFSEGCEFDIGEISFDKFAAWMRLWWRIQIMCAKKLLKGIVGKSEKPKCNTAANVLCTFFDELLITATGRSYGEGEVKKLDNFVFKEVCDLDSKRGKLMPISCGHNGHHSVRENSMLAIYLSERTKF; encoded by the coding sequence ATGGACTATAACGCGTGGGGAAACTGCCAACTGACACGAGAGCAGACACTGGGTCTCTACGCCACTACAACAGTGGCCCTATGGGTCACTGGTAAGCCCAGATCCTTATTCCTACTAGTAAATTTCCTCTTCTCGCTTGCCTACCTATTCATTTACCTTATCAAATTTCTTACCTACCCATCTTCCACTATCTTCCATCAACTATACTTAGAAGGGATTCATTGTCGCCACTATTCCTCCAAATTGGACGTAGAATTGTCCCAACTTAAGTCAATTATTACCCTGTTACCTaaatttttgacaaaaaaCAACAACAGGGAGCTATTAAACAAACGCAAAGACCTTATAACACTTATCACcgatatatataatatatactcTTCACTGTATCTATATACCAATCATGGGCAAAAATCATTGACTAGAGACCAGACCAAGTTATATACCCTGCTAAAGTTGACACTGAAAGGACTAGGCAATATTCCATGCATAATAAAGGGCAGGGGTAATATCAGGACCAAGGTGGCCCATATTGACATATACGAAGACATTAACTCCTACACCAATATTcaggtaaataatttgtgtaaGTTATTCAAATGTGAAGAGGTGCCGTATTTGGAGCCAAGTAAGAATTCACTACTGGCGACTAGTGGcgatataaaattgaacTTTTTGTCAATGTTTTACTATGAAAATGAAGCATTCACCAAATTTGTTACCGCCACTTATAAAGATGGCTACCTAATATTTGATCTGGACGCCAGTGAATGTGATAATACTGATAGTTTGAAGGGACATATTGAATGGGTAACAACGGTTTCAACAATTGCGCAAGAGGTACTGGCAGCATATTTTGAGTTTTCGTCTTTGACCCCTATGCACATAATAATGGGGTTAGTAACTGGGCAATTTGATATGTTGCTGGGTAGCAATAAGTTGCTAAAGTATGAGGCAATAATGCGTCTAAAATGCAAGATTGAGAGGATTGTTACGGAGGATTCGGAAATCGATTCTTTGTTCTTTCCATCTGCCGCCCTAATTGAAAAGATTAATGCTAAAAGCAAGCCTATTATTCTAGATGGGGAACAACCGAAATTTTTTAGGTCTGTTCCCAAATTTAACCTACCAAGCGATCGTCGCTGGCTTAATATAATATCGCTTATGTTTGGTAGTGATATCTACGCTAAAATGTACGTGGGTAGCTACTACAAGTCAGAAAATATCATGTTACTCTTTTGTCCCAACGCCGTGTACCACGAAAACCTTGTATTATACTTTGAAACCAATAGATTTTACTACAAATGTGGCTACTCCGTCTGGGCATACAATTATGCAGGAGTGGGTGAGTCAGTTGGAATTACCACATTGAAGCAGGCCAAAAAGGATGCCTGTAAtatagttaaatatattatttccGGTCTTGATGATGGCCATCTTTATATGTCTGGCCGGTCAATCGGAGGATCTGCCTGTGCCGTAGCTGCTGCAACGATCAGAGACTCAAAGATAAAACTCGCTATACTAGATCGTACACTTGGTGACATTCAGGGGTTAGCCAGAGAAATGTATGGAAAATGGATTGATGTCGGTATAGCCATTTACCCGGTACAAGGGCCATGCCCTATCCAGTGCTATATTTCGGTGGATAAAATGGATAAGTTGTTGGAGTTTGATCCACAcgatgaaataattatgttacCGTTCAGTTTGGCCTCCAATGTGGCCGAGGTACTGGTTCAGGCCTTTGACGTGTACAAGGGCAAACGTATAACTGAATTATGGGAACCAAACACAAGGTACTCGAACATGATCGCTGCCAGTTATTCAAGGTTACTCAAAGAAATGCCAAAGGAGGTTGAGTTTATTTCCCACGGCTTAAATGCTTGTGGTTGCAGTTTTTTTGACATATATACCACCTACTACCATACACCCATGCTATATAGATCGGCTCTAGAGGCCTTTGTATCGATTGGAGCTATTTGGGGGTCTGTAAATCCTATATCCACAGGCTACAAGTTTAACTTTGATAAGTACAGGTATTTTCAAACACAACTGATCGAATATTTAAAAGAAATGACGACTAGTGTTGGATGTGGCGATATGTTGCCCGTAGATAGGCAATTGGTAGTTGACATGATGATATTTGTAGGCACTTTGATAAAAAAGCCACAGTTCTACATTGCGGACGAGACTATTTTTCTGGATATTAAAAGTGTTGAGCCAATTGAGAGGGAGGAACCCATGGGAGATTCTTTCCTATTTACAGATAGTGATATTGCGTATTTCACCCCTGGATTTGGCAAACCAGATGTTTGGGCTGGGAGGCAGAACAAATTCGTCGAATTTTCTGAGGGCTGCGAATTTGACATTGGAGAAATAAgctttgacaaatttgccGCCTGGATGAGATTGTGGTGGAGGATCCAAATTATGTGCGCCAAGAAACTCCTCAAAGGAATTGTGGGAAAGAGTGAAAAGCCAAAGTGCAACACCGCAGCCAACGTCCTTTGCACCTTCTTTGATGAGTTGCTTATTACTGCTACTGGTAGATCGTATGGCGAAGGAGAAGTCAAaaaattggataattttgtgtttaaGGAAGTCTGTGACCTTGATTCCAAGAGGGGGAAGCTGATGCCCATCAGTTGTGGTCACAATGGGCATCACTCAGTGAGGGAGAACAGCATGCTAGCGATTTACTTGTCGGAGCgcacaaaattttaa
- a CDS encoding RPF1, ribosome production factor 1 (overlaps_old_locusTagID:BBM_III05140): MVRIKPQNKLAHISDEKSKGTNADRKKDMPIKFLGRKGRRMAKILERRRQAKRERTERRRRRKRAIKAGLEPEPIQTPKTIESMRRVETWSVDTEGVACMIDEFQEYYNGNVTPKILITSNRRPSYKLRTFIKELLLIIPNSIYLARSEFLLKNVVKHALNESFTAIIMVNQGRDKLPHSFHIATLPDGPTVFYRLTSLKLASEMVGAAYSSTHYPEIVLDNFTTVLGQRLGRQLGSLFPPNPDFEGRRVITFRNQRDFIFFRHHRYVFRSMEKCSLVEIGPRFTLKIRSVQEGAFDLVHGLYEFLWKPDLQVDRKRFFL; this comes from the exons ATGGTTCGGATTAAGCCCCAAAATAAATTAGCCCATATCTCGGATGAAAAGTCCAAAGGCACCAACGCGGACCGGAAAAAAGACATGCCGATTAAGTTCCTAGGAAGGAAGGGCAGGCGGATGGCTAAAATATTGGAGAGGAGGAGACAGGCTAAACGTGAACGCACCGAGCGTAGGAGAAGGAGGAAAAGGGCCATTAAAGCGGGACTCGAACCAGAACCAATTCAAACGCCTAAAACCATAGAATCAATGAGGAGGGTTGAAACCTGGTCTG TGGATACCGAAGGAGTGGCTTGTATGATTGATGAATTCCAAGAGTACTACAATGGAAACGTCACAcccaaaattttaataactTCAAATCGTCGTCCTAGCTATAAGCTCAGGACTTTCATTAAGGAATTGCTTTTAATAATTCCCAACTCTATATACTTGGCG AGAAGCGAATTTTTGCTTAAAAATGTAGTAAAGCATGCATTGAATGAGAGCTTCACGGCCATCATCATGGTTAATCAGGGTAGAGATAAACTTCCCCATTCATTCCACATCGCAACATTGCCAG ACGGACCCACAGTATTCTACAGGTTAACTTCGTTAAAACTGGCTAGCGAGATGGTGGGAGCGGCATATTCTTCGACTCATTACCCGGAAATTGTGttagataattttactACTGTTTTGGGACAGCGATTGGGAAGACAATTGGGGAGTCTCTTCCCACCA AACCCCGATTTTGAAGGCCGCCGAGTCATCACATTTCGTAACCAGCGCGATTTTATCTTCTTCCGCCATCACAG ATATGTTTTCCGCAGCATGGAAAAGTGTTCACTTGTAGAGATTGGGCCTAGATTTACCCTCAAGATCAGATCCGTGCAG GAGGGTGCATTTGATTTGGTGCATGGGCTGTATGAATTCCTGTGGAAGCCTGATTTGCAGGTGGATCGTAAGAGATTCTttctataa
- a CDS encoding hypothetical protein (overlaps_old_locusTagID:BBM_III05145) encodes MSKVQSFFERRKKNAIKASFHMAAAVELTADSNLAEDEPMEEEKSEHEFNENTEWKVEEHTTIETVPIASAIALKLVKNNELGEATGDKNRSKVAWSRNNVEPVLAQKAEPEKKIWVPSFKNRMNTSNDANPNLLEASAMLANRKKETSNKKKVTKLTTATEVFDDSSTDKQVVKVKFDVFELLGPHAPTAKFKAHKVSHQLVADKYKGRPINQS; translated from the coding sequence ATGAGCAAAGTCCAGTCCTTTTTCGAACGTCGCAAGAAGAATGCTATCAAAGCCTCCTTCCACATGGCTGCTGCGGTGGAATTGACGGCAGATTCCAATTTAGCAGAGGATGAACCTATGGAGGAGGAAAAGAGCGAACATGAGTTTAATGAGAATACGGAATGGAAGGTTGAGGAACATACGACAATTGAGACGGTTCCCATTGCGAGTGCAATTGCACTGAAACTTGTCAAGAATAACGAATTGGGAGAGGCGACTGGGGACAAAAATCGCTCAAAGGTTGCCTGGTCCAGGAATAATGTTGAGCCAGTTTTGGCGCAAAAGGCGGAACCAGAAAAGAAGATATGGGTTCCGTCGTTCAAAAATCGCATGAATACTAGCAATGATGCTAATCCTAATCTATTGGAAGCAAGCGCTATGTTGGCCAATAGAAAGAAGGAAACATCCAACAAAAAGAAGGTTACCAAACTTACAACTGCAACAGAAGTGTTTGATGACTCTAGTACTGACAAGCAGGTGGTTAAAGTTAAGTTTGATGTATTCGAGCTCCTAGGGCCACATGCCCCCACGGCCAAGTTCAAGGCGCATAAGGTCAGCCACCAGCTCGTGGCAGATAAATATAAGGGCAGGCCTATTAATCAATCTTGA
- a CDS encoding ubiquitin-like protein, putative (overlaps_old_locusTagID:BBM_III05150) — protein MDDTIELTFKLLNEDSFKLTLSLDTTVEDLKNLVHIESGIEPANQRLIHQGQLLKDNKKIHDYPIANNHTIHIASVEASPGTNNQSSANNATNTNNNAANPGSGGNHWTNTFPFLLGQMQVTRLGTDQGGNSVSWDSNTSSGDIEGTASQILNGVVSSILGNFVPAATNRHVNQQQTTQPSDQRDCTTAAQVVNEEHANAAAVEPDEITDLPENLENEGRQPRFGQMFMGQVNGLPVTVLGGVAPVAANLNSVDTQNLFTSIFGSQTRRATRQADNVQNLTQAEHSINVTGTDYTNPSEYHNQISTTLRDAITALSSAKSKVDDLLPSTATGNNNTGENVHNNGYTQSSTIYVDSRSLSQRLPWQTLGQLVELLELETGWRLPTYYQLNESQGTDNRWAAPNVPDPMALFINIFQQSISISVTVLNHVAEWQKSSSRLDAPTLARSAAICGLLASINGNLSSFLAWLLNIMSRSVEPSVLTNAMAWSEAGAQPSAPVTDNAETGSSVNASANGPIEMPIAQSNLSNGSDANTASSVIEFRGVAGSRHRAWTQSVGNFTKQLIKISEYKNNFSEVYRSSGSESFLSNI, from the exons ATGGATGACACAATCGAGCTTACCTTTAAGTTACTAAATGAAGATAGCTTCAAACTCACACTCTCATTGGACACGACAGTTGAAGACTTGAAAAATCTGGTTCATATTGAATCGGGGATTGAGCCGGCAAATCAACGCCTAATACACCAGGGCCAACTGCTCAAAGATAATAAGAAAATTCATGACTATCCCATTGCCAACAACCATACCATCCACATAGCATCGGTTGAAGCTTCTCCCGGGACCAACAACCAATCCAGTGCCAACAATGCAACCAATACTAACAATAATGCTGCTAATCCTGGGAGTGGCGGGAATCACTGGACCAATACCTTCCCATTCCTACTTGGTCAAATGCAAGTTACCAGATTAGGGACGGACCAGGGTGGAAACAGTGTTTCCTGGGATAGTAACACCTCCTCGGGGGACATCGAAGGTACAGCATCGCAAATTCTCAATGGCGTAGTCAGTTCCATACTTGGAAATTTCGTGCCTGCTGCTACTAACCGACACGTAAATCAACAACAAACTACACAACCTTCTGATCAACGCGACTGTACTACTGCCGCTCAGGTGGTTAACGAGGAACATGCAAATGCTGCTGCAGTGGAACCGGATGAGATCACTGATTTGCCTGAAAACTTGGAAAATGAGGGGAGACAACCAAGATTCGGTCAAATGTTCATGGGCCAAGTCAACGGCTTGCCTGTTACGGTACTAGGAGGTGTAGCCCCAGTAGCCGCCAATTTAAATTCTGTTGACACACAAAATCTGTTTACTTCTATTTTTGGTTCTCAAACGCGCAGAGCTACTAGACAAGCGGATAATGTCCAAAACCTCACCCAAGCGGAGCACAGCATAAATGTTACAG gAACTGATTATACGAATCCGTCGGAATATCATAACCAAATATCCACCACGCTAAGAGATGCAATCACTGCGCTTAGCAGTGCCAAATCCAAAGTAGACGATTTGTTGCCTTCCACAGCCACAGGAAATAATAACACAGGTGAAAATGTGCATAACAATGGCTACACGCAAAGCAGTACAATTTATGTGGATTCGAGAAGTCTATCCCAGAGGTTGCCCTGGCAAACACTGGGCCAGTTAGTGGAGTTACTGGAGCTGGAAACGGGATGGAGGTTGCCTACTTACTATCAGTTGAATGAATCCCAAGGTACAGATAATAGGTGGGCCGCTCCCAACGTTCCAGACCCAATGGCACTGTTTATCAACATATTCCAGCAGTCTATCAGCATATCCGTCACTGTACTAAACCACGTGGCTGAGTGGCAAAAGAGCTCTTCAAGACTCGATGCCCCTACTTTAGCTAGATCAGCGGCAATTTGTGGATTGCTTGCTTCCATAAATGgcaatttatcatcatttttgGCTTGGCTACTCAATATCATGTCCAGATCCGTTGAGCCATCGGTCCTAACCAATGCCATGGCTTGGTCTGAGGCTGGAGCTCAGCCCTCAGCTCCAGTTACGGACAACGCTGAGACAGGAAGTTCCGTTAATGCTAGTGCTAACGGTCCAATTGAAATGCCTATTGCTCAAAGCAATTTATCTAATGGAAGTGACGCTAACACAGCAAGTTCTGTAATAGAATTTAGGGGAGTAGCTGGTTCAAGGCATCGTGCTTGGACCCAATCTGTAGGAAATTTTACTAAGCAG TTGATTAAAATATCCGAGTACAAGAACAATTTTTCTGAAGTTTACCGTAGCAGTGGATCAGagtcatttttatctaatatttga
- a CDS encoding 4-methyl-5(b-hydroxyethyl)-thiazole monophosphate biosynthesis (overlaps_old_locusTagID:BBM_III05155;~overlaps_old_locusTagID:BBM_III05160): MRILPTFITLNLTKCLTYPQFNHLNKTNYIKSTNRLHTFAMSKTALIVAGNGSEDIEFVAVCDVLHRGGVQISTASVSGNKTITLSHGLKVILDDLVENVKEKSFDAIVVPGGLDGCVNCAQNLTLIEMLKKQKEDGRIYAAICAAPEMVLAAHGILDANTPAVGYPGCDTGIPNKGSGRVQVSGNCVTSISPGSAIEFALTLVELLSGPDKMKRVKSGLIPHPSS, from the exons ATGCGAATCCTCCCTACATTTATAACACTAAACTTGACAAAGTGCCTAACGTACCCACAATTCAATCATTTAAACAAAACAAATTACATAAAGAGCACCAATAGATTACACACTTTTGCCATGTCAAAAACAGCTCTCATTGTAGCT GGCAACGGATCGGAGgatattgaatttgtaGCGGTTTGTGACGTGCTACATCGCGGTGGAGTACAAATCTCCACTGCTTCAGTTAGCGGTAATAAAACAATAACTCTATCCCATGGACTCAAGGTCATTTTGGATGATTTGGTAGAGAATGTTAAGGAAAAAAGCTTCGATGCAATTGTCGTTCCCGGTGGTTTGGACGGTTGT GTTAATTGTGCACAAAACTTGACTTTGATTGAGATGCTGAAGAAGCAGAAGGAGGATGGGAGGATTTATGCCGCTATTTGCGCGGCTCCTGAAATGGTATTAGCGGCTCATGGAATATTAGACGCCAATACACCTGCTGTAGG GTACCCAGGATGCGATACTGGTATACCAAACAAGGGAAGTGGTCGCGTTCAAGTCTCTGGAAATTGCGTAACGTCTATATCCCCTGGAAGTGCAATTGAATTTGCGTTGACACTTGTTGAATTGCTTTCTGGCCCTGATAAAATGAAGAGGGTCAAGTCTGGGCTCATTCCACACCCTTCAAGTTAA